In one window of Sphingomonas sp. BGYR3 DNA:
- a CDS encoding PhzF family phenazine biosynthesis protein has protein sequence MTMQDIVRDFVMVDVFANGPFTGNPLPVLRLERDADTATLQAITRWFNLSETAFLLPPDDPAADYRVRIFTLDRELPFAGHPTLGACHAWTAMGGTPKSAGRIVQQCGIGLVELAQFGDTIGFAAPPLIRSGPVDGDVLARALAILRLDAEQVEAAAWADNGPGWLGLILRDADAVLAVDPVRALGMRAEFGLIGRHAPGGPADWEIRTLFTDAAGMLIEDPVTGSFNAAAALWLKQAGHVSGDYVARQGTAIGRDGRIFVRYAGDVTWICGRAVTCFDGRVVAAI, from the coding sequence ATGACGATGCAGGATATCGTGCGCGATTTCGTGATGGTCGATGTGTTCGCCAACGGCCCGTTCACCGGCAACCCGCTGCCCGTCCTGCGGCTGGAACGAGATGCCGACACCGCGACGCTTCAGGCCATTACCCGCTGGTTCAACCTGTCCGAAACCGCGTTCCTGTTGCCGCCCGATGATCCGGCGGCGGATTACCGGGTGCGCATTTTCACGCTGGACCGCGAATTGCCCTTTGCCGGGCATCCGACGCTGGGCGCCTGTCACGCGTGGACCGCGATGGGCGGCACGCCAAAGTCGGCGGGGCGCATCGTTCAGCAGTGCGGCATCGGCCTGGTTGAGCTGGCGCAATTCGGCGACACCATCGGCTTTGCCGCGCCGCCGCTGATCCGGTCCGGCCCGGTCGATGGCGATGTGCTGGCCCGGGCGCTGGCGATCCTGCGCCTCGATGCGGAACAGGTGGAGGCGGCGGCATGGGCCGATAACGGCCCCGGCTGGCTGGGCTTGATCCTGCGCGATGCGGATGCCGTGCTGGCGGTCGATCCGGTGCGGGCGCTGGGCATGCGGGCGGAATTCGGCCTGATCGGGCGGCACGCGCCCGGTGGCCCGGCGGACTGGGAAATCCGTACCCTGTTCACCGACGCGGCCGGTATGCTGATCGAGGATCCCGTCACGGGCAGCTTCAATGCCGCCGCCGCCTTGTGGCTGAAACAGGCAGGCCATGTATCGGGGGATTATGTCGCGCGCCAAGGGACGGCCATTGGCCGCGATGGCCGGATCTTCGTCCGCTATGCCGGGGATGTCACCTGGATCTGCGGCCGGGCCGTGACCTGTTTCGACGGCCGGGTGGTCGCCGCGATCTGA
- the lipA gene encoding lipoyl synthase — protein MNDPTPVARPIPPAVEPRQRKPDWIRVKAPTSPGYAETRKLMRDLNLATVCEEAACPNIGECWTKKHATVMILGDVCTRACAFCNVKTGMPRKVDPLEPEHVAVAAAKMGLEHIVITSVDRDDLPDGGASQFVKVIEALRRNTPNTTIEILTPDFRNKAEAAIEAIVAARPDVYNHNLETVPRLYPTIRPGARYYASLRLLETVKRLDPSIFTKSGVMLGLGEERMEVHQVMDDMRSADIDFLTMGQYLQPTPRHAKVMDFVTPQAFDAYASIARAKGFLLVASSPLTRSSYHAGDDFARLRAAREARLARG, from the coding sequence ATGAACGATCCGACGCCCGTGGCCCGCCCGATTCCGCCTGCTGTCGAGCCGCGTCAGCGCAAACCCGACTGGATCCGGGTCAAGGCGCCAACCTCGCCCGGCTATGCCGAAACGCGCAAGCTGATGCGCGACCTCAACCTCGCCACGGTGTGCGAGGAGGCAGCGTGCCCGAACATCGGTGAATGTTGGACCAAAAAGCACGCGACGGTGATGATCCTGGGCGATGTGTGCACCCGCGCCTGCGCGTTCTGCAACGTCAAGACCGGGATGCCGCGCAAGGTCGATCCGCTTGAGCCGGAACATGTCGCGGTTGCGGCGGCCAAGATGGGGCTTGAACATATCGTCATCACCTCGGTCGACCGCGACGACCTGCCCGATGGCGGCGCCAGCCAGTTCGTCAAGGTGATCGAGGCGCTGCGCCGGAACACGCCGAACACCACCATCGAAATCCTGACCCCCGATTTCCGGAACAAGGCAGAGGCCGCGATCGAGGCGATCGTCGCCGCGCGGCCGGACGTCTATAACCACAATCTGGAAACGGTCCCGCGGCTCTATCCGACGATCCGGCCGGGCGCGCGTTATTATGCCTCGCTGCGCCTCCTCGAAACAGTCAAGCGCCTCGATCCCTCGATCTTCACCAAATCGGGCGTCATGCTCGGCCTGGGAGAGGAACGGATGGAGGTGCATCAGGTGATGGACGACATGCGGTCCGCCGACATCGATTTCCTGACCATGGGCCAGTATCTTCAGCCGACGCCGCGCCATGCCAAGGTGATGGATTTCGTGACGCCGCAGGCGTTCGACGCCTATGCCTCCATCGCGCGGGCCAAGGGGTTCCTGCTCGTCGCTTCCTCGCCGCTCACCCGCTCCAGCTATCATGCCGGCGACGATTTCGCCCGGCTGCGCGCCGCGCGGGAGGCTCGGCTGGCCCGCGGCTGA
- a CDS encoding carbonic anhydrase, with product MTYFNDLLDGYQRFRTADYRRQHERWAQLKDGQAPKVMVIGCADSRVEPSQIFDTLPGEIFVVRNVANLVPPYETTPGHHGVSAALEFAVTKLGVEEIVVIGHGKCGGAHAALTEMFHDAERGDGGFVHDWVSLLDGAREKVKAKFGDSPDLGREMELETVRTSLANLMTFPFVKSRVEAGTLKLHGAYFAITDGELWTMGEDGEFVSQLKSAPALA from the coding sequence ATGACCTATTTCAACGACCTGCTCGACGGATATCAACGGTTTCGCACGGCGGATTACCGCCGCCAGCATGAACGCTGGGCGCAGCTGAAGGACGGCCAGGCGCCGAAGGTGATGGTGATCGGTTGCGCCGACAGCCGCGTGGAGCCTTCGCAGATTTTCGACACCCTGCCCGGCGAAATCTTTGTCGTGCGCAACGTCGCCAACCTGGTCCCGCCGTACGAGACGACGCCGGGCCATCACGGCGTGTCGGCCGCGCTGGAATTCGCTGTCACCAAACTGGGCGTCGAGGAAATCGTCGTGATCGGCCATGGCAAGTGCGGCGGTGCGCACGCCGCGCTGACCGAGATGTTCCATGATGCCGAACGCGGCGATGGCGGGTTCGTCCATGACTGGGTCAGCCTGCTGGACGGCGCACGGGAAAAGGTGAAGGCGAAGTTCGGCGACAGCCCGGACCTGGGCCGCGAAATGGAGCTGGAGACGGTTCGCACGTCGCTGGCCAACCTGATGACCTTTCCCTTCGTCAAGTCGCGGGTCGAGGCCGGCACGCTGAAGCTGCACGGCGCCTATTTCGCGATCACCGACGGCGAATTGTGGACGATGGGCGAGGATGGCGAGTTCGTATCCCAGCTGAAGTCCGCGCCCGCGCTGGCGTAA
- a CDS encoding polyphosphate kinase: protein MMFQLSDYETGAEFDGEYADALKALQDRLERIQVAHILHKRKAIVAIEGWDAAGKGGIIKALTANLDPRWFEVHPIAAPTPLEQGRHFLYRFWTRVPGPGHIHVFDRTWYGRVLVERVERYATEAEWQRGYDEINEFEAQQTDCGTTLVKLFVHITQAKQDKEFAERLDDPWKRWKTGPDDYRNRARRPEYIEAIHDMFARTHSRWAPWTVIDGNNRKAGRIAALTAIADRLEANVPMDPPPVDPGFEAMARAALTGKGA, encoded by the coding sequence CTGATGTTCCAACTGTCCGATTACGAAACCGGGGCCGAATTCGACGGGGAATATGCGGATGCGCTAAAGGCGCTGCAGGACCGGCTCGAACGGATTCAGGTCGCGCACATCCTGCACAAGCGAAAGGCGATCGTCGCGATCGAGGGGTGGGACGCCGCCGGCAAGGGCGGGATCATTAAGGCGCTGACCGCCAACCTCGACCCGCGCTGGTTCGAAGTGCACCCCATTGCCGCCCCCACGCCGTTGGAACAGGGCCGGCATTTCCTCTATCGCTTCTGGACGCGGGTGCCGGGGCCGGGCCACATCCATGTCTTCGACCGCACCTGGTATGGCCGCGTGCTGGTGGAGCGCGTCGAACGTTATGCGACCGAGGCCGAATGGCAGCGCGGCTATGACGAAATCAACGAGTTCGAGGCGCAACAGACCGATTGCGGCACCACGCTGGTCAAGCTGTTCGTCCACATCACCCAGGCGAAACAGGACAAGGAATTTGCCGAGCGGCTGGACGATCCGTGGAAACGCTGGAAAACCGGTCCCGATGACTATCGCAACCGCGCCCGCCGCCCCGAATATATCGAGGCGATCCACGACATGTTCGCCCGCACGCACAGCCGCTGGGCACCCTGGACGGTGATCGACGGCAACAACCGCAAGGCAGGCCGCATCGCCGCGCTGACCGCGATCGCGGACCGGCTGGAGGCGAATGTGCCGATGGACCCGCCGCCCGTCGATCCGGGGTTCGAGGCGATGGCCCGTGCAGCGCTGACCGGAAAGGGCGCATGA